From a region of the Tursiops truncatus isolate mTurTru1 chromosome 2, mTurTru1.mat.Y, whole genome shotgun sequence genome:
- the CAPN3 gene encoding calpain-3 isoform X5 produces MPYLLPGFFCDRVIRERNRRNGEGTATRPLKYEGQDFVVLRQRCLAQKCLFEDRVFPAGVQSLGSHELSQKTKMKAIMWKRPKEICENPRFIIGGANRTDICQGDLGDCWFLAAIACLTLNKRLLFRVIPHDQSFTENYAGIFHFQFWRYGDWVDVVIDDCLPTYNNELVFTKSNHHNEFWSALLEKAYAKLHGSYEALKGGNTTEAMEDFTGGVTEFFEIKDAPRDMYKIMKKAIERGSLMGCSIDTIVPVQYETRMACGLVKGHAYSVTGLEEALYKGEKVKLVRLRNPWGQVEWNGSWSDSWKNWSFVDKNEKARLQHQVTEDGEFWMSYDDFIYHFTKLEICNLTADALESDKLQTWTVSVNEGRWVRGCSAGGCRNFPDTFWTNPQYRLKLLEEDDDPDESEVICSFLVALMQKNRRKDRKLGANLFTIGFAIYEVPKEMHGNKQHLQKDFFLYNASKARSKTYINMREVSERFRLPPSEYVIVPSTYEPHQEGEFILRVFSEKRNLSEEVENTISVDRPVSEPSSADQESEEQQQFGNIFRQIAGDDMEICADELKNILNRVVNKHKDLKTQGFTLESCRSMIALMDTDGSGRLNLQEFHHLWKKIKAWQKIFKHYDTDQSGTINSYEMRNAVNDAGFHLNNQLYDIITMRYADRSMNIDLDSFICCLLRLEGMFRAFNAFDKDGDGIIKLNVLEWLQLTMYA; encoded by the exons ATGCCCTACCTGCTGCCAGGATTCTTCTGTGACCGTGTGATCCGGGAGAGGAACAGGAGAAACGGAGAAGGCACCGCCACACGGCCCCTCAAGTATGAGGGGCAGGATTTTGTTGTTCTCAGACAACGGTGCCTGGCTCAGAAGTGCCTCTTTGAAGACCGTGTGTTCCCAGCAGGTGTTCAGTCCCTGGGCTCCCATGAGCTGAGCCAGAAAACCAAGATGAAGGCCATCATGTGGAAAAGGCCAAAG GAAATTTGTGAGAATCCCCGATTTATCATTGGCGGAGCCAACAGAACTGACATCTGTCAAGGAGATCTAG GGGATTGCTGGTTTCTCGCAGCCATCGCTTGCCTGACCCTGAACAAGCGACTGCTTTTCCGGGTCATACCCCATGATCAGAGTTTCACCGAAAACTACGCGGGGATCTTTCACTTCCAG TTCTGGCGCTATGGAGACTGGGTGGACGTGGTTATTGATGACTGCCTGCCGACTTACAACAATGAACTGGTTTTCACCAAATCCAACCACCACAATGAGTTCTGGAGCGCTCTGCTGGAGAAGGCTTATGCTAA GCTCCATGGTTCATATGAAGCCCTGAAAGGTGGGAACACTACAGAGGCCATGGAGGACTTCACAGGAGGAGTAACAGAGTTTTTTGAAATCAAGGATGCTCCCAGAGACATGTACAAGATCATGAAGAAAGCCATCGAGAGGGGCTCCCTCATGGGTTGCTCCATTGAT ACGATTGTTCCAGTTCAGTACGAGACAAGAATGGCCTGCGGGCTGGTCAAAGGCCACGCCTACTCAGTCACTGGGCTGGAGGAG GCCCTGTACAAGGGTGAGAAAGTGAAGCTGGTGCGGCTGCGGAACCCCTGGGGCCAGGTGGAGTGGAATGGCTCCTGGAGTGACAG TTGGAAGAACTGGAGCTTTGTGGACAAGAACGAGAAGGCCCGTCTGCAACACCAGGTCACGGAGGATGGAGAGTTCTG GATGTCCTATGACGATTTCATCTACCATTTCACAAAGCTGGAGATCTGCAACCTCACAGCTGATGCCCTGGAGTCCGACAAGCTTCAGACTTGGACAGTGTCCGTGAACGAGGGCCGCTGGGTGAGGGGCTGCTCTGCTGGAGGCTGCCGCAACTTCCCAG ACACTTTCTGGACCAACCCTCAGTACCGTCTGAAGCTCCTGGAGGAGGATGACGACCCTGACGAGTCCGAGGTGATCTGCAGCTTCCTGGTGGCCCTGATGCAGAAGAACCGGCGGAAGGACCGGAAGCTGGGGGCCAACCTCTTCACCATCGGCTTCGCCATCTATGAG GTTCCCAAAGAG ATGCACGGGAACAAGCAGCACCTGCAGAAGGACTTCTTCCTGTACAACGCCTCCAAGGCCAGGAGCAAAACCTACATCAACATGCGGGAGGTGTCTGAGCGCTTCCGCCTGCCTCCCAGCGAGTACGTCATTGTGCCCTCCACCTACGAGCCCCACCAGGAGGGGGAATTCATCCTCCGGGTCTTCTCTGAAAAGAGGAACCTCTCTGA GGAAGTTGAGAATACAATCTCCGTGGATCGGCCAGTG TCAGAGCCCAGCAGCGCTGACCAGGAAAGTGAGGAACAGCAGCAATTTGGGAACATTTTCAGGCAGATAGCAGGCGAC GACATGGAGATCTGTGCAGATGAGCTCAAGAATATCCTTAACAGAGTTGTGAACAAAC ATAAGGATCTGAAGACACAAGGCTTCACGCTGGAGTCCTGCCGTAGCATGATTGCTCTCATGGAC ACAGACGGCTCTGGGAGACTGAACCTGCAAGAGTTCCATCACCTCTGGAAGAAGATTAAGGCCTGGCAG AAAATTTTCAAGCACTATGACACAGACCAATCCGGCACCATCAACAGCTACGAGATGCGAAATGCAGTCAATGACGCAG GCTTCCACCTCAACAACCAGCTCTACGACATCATCACCATGCGCTATGCAGACAGGTCCATGAACATTGACCTCGACAGCTTCATCTGCTGCCTCCTCAGGCTGGAGGGCATGTTCA GAGCTTTTAATGCATTTGACAAGGATGGTGACGGTATCATCAAACTCAACGTTCTAGAG TGGCTGCAGCTCACCATGTATGCCTGA
- the CAPN3 gene encoding calpain-3 isoform X1: MHGNKQHLQKDFFLYNASKARSKTYINMREVSERFRLPPSEYVIVPSTYEPHQEGEFILRVFSEKRNLSEEVENTISVDRPVSEPSSADQESEEQQQFGNIFRQIAGDDMEICADELKNILNRVVNKHKDLKTQGFTLESCRSMIALMDTDGSGRLNLQEFHHLWKKIKAWQKIFKHYDTDQSGTINSYEMRNAVNDAGFHLNNQLYDIITMRYADRSMNIDLDSFICCLLRLEGMFRAFNAFDKDGDGIIKLNVLEWLQLTMYA; the protein is encoded by the exons ATGCACGGGAACAAGCAGCACCTGCAGAAGGACTTCTTCCTGTACAACGCCTCCAAGGCCAGGAGCAAAACCTACATCAACATGCGGGAGGTGTCTGAGCGCTTCCGCCTGCCTCCCAGCGAGTACGTCATTGTGCCCTCCACCTACGAGCCCCACCAGGAGGGGGAATTCATCCTCCGGGTCTTCTCTGAAAAGAGGAACCTCTCTGA GGAAGTTGAGAATACAATCTCCGTGGATCGGCCAGTG TCAGAGCCCAGCAGCGCTGACCAGGAAAGTGAGGAACAGCAGCAATTTGGGAACATTTTCAGGCAGATAGCAGGCGAC GACATGGAGATCTGTGCAGATGAGCTCAAGAATATCCTTAACAGAGTTGTGAACAAAC ATAAGGATCTGAAGACACAAGGCTTCACGCTGGAGTCCTGCCGTAGCATGATTGCTCTCATGGAC ACAGACGGCTCTGGGAGACTGAACCTGCAAGAGTTCCATCACCTCTGGAAGAAGATTAAGGCCTGGCAG AAAATTTTCAAGCACTATGACACAGACCAATCCGGCACCATCAACAGCTACGAGATGCGAAATGCAGTCAATGACGCAG GCTTCCACCTCAACAACCAGCTCTACGACATCATCACCATGCGCTATGCAGACAGGTCCATGAACATTGACCTCGACAGCTTCATCTGCTGCCTCCTCAGGCTGGAGGGCATGTTCA GAGCTTTTAATGCATTTGACAAGGATGGTGACGGTATCATCAAACTCAACGTTCTAGAG TGGCTGCAGCTCACCATGTATGCCTGA